In one window of Spartinivicinus marinus DNA:
- a CDS encoding virion core protein, T7 gp14 family produces MCHPAIPAAIAAVTSAYSIHEQGQQAAFQDALAEHNQDRQNKALLEDYKNQNSQLNIQEAEEDDAATEVKIRIQRETQKRIAEARVSSAEAGVSGLSIDSLVSDIIRGGANNVSTIENNLESSAWQRNRERQALWNNARYGLRTHASYKPSKMAKSVGAALQISSAAMGAYSSAGGSFD; encoded by the coding sequence ATGTGTCATCCAGCAATTCCCGCAGCAATCGCGGCTGTAACCTCTGCTTATAGTATACACGAGCAAGGCCAGCAAGCCGCCTTTCAAGACGCTCTCGCAGAGCACAATCAAGACAGGCAAAATAAAGCCTTATTAGAAGATTACAAAAATCAGAATTCTCAATTAAATATTCAAGAAGCCGAAGAAGACGACGCGGCTACAGAAGTAAAAATAAGAATACAACGAGAGACCCAGAAGCGTATAGCAGAAGCTCGCGTTAGCTCAGCGGAAGCTGGCGTTTCTGGTCTATCCATCGACTCCCTAGTTAGCGACATAATCAGAGGAGGAGCCAATAACGTTAGCACAATTGAAAATAACTTGGAGTCATCCGCTTGGCAAAGAAACAGAGAACGACAGGCGCTGTGGAATAATGCCCGGTACGGATTAAGGACACACGCCAGTTATAAGCCAAGTAAGATGGCTAAAAGTGTTGGGGCTGCTTTGCAGATAAGTAGCGCTGCTATGGGTGCCTATTCTTCTGCTGGCGGCTCCTTCGACTAA
- a CDS encoding ISNCY family transposase, which translates to MRQVQNPQLQFGQTDITEIKFDPKSRDDVPQLLKGLQYIYITPEVREQVFTILEESIVGKTNPRLGRPGMELWKILVMGVLRINLNCDYDRLHELVNQHRTIRAMLGHGVNWEDLTEYHLQTIKDNVSLLTPEILDKINTVVVETGHKLLKKNEEASLEGRCDSFVVETAVHYPTDISLLWDAMRKVINQLADMGENYHLSDWRQHRHNLKSLKKCFNQARQSNQSKAKNADDKKRETHINYLNKAQWFIDKAELTLDKLKAIAAPIWLLRNIANNLSHAKRQVSQIHRRVVEDEKVPADEKVYSIFQPHTEWVSKGKAGVPVELGIKVCVMECQHGFILHHRVMEKEQDVDVAIVMIRATKAKFPELNQCSFDKGFHSPENQLKLAEELNRVVLPKKGRLSKKETERENDEAFKKARKQHSAVESAINALEVHGLDRCPDSGINGFRRYVSFAVLARNIQKLGALLYKQEKEEQYRQAKRIRKKAA; encoded by the coding sequence ATGAGGCAAGTCCAAAACCCACAACTTCAATTCGGCCAAACAGATATTACCGAGATCAAGTTTGACCCGAAGTCTAGAGATGATGTGCCTCAATTGTTAAAGGGATTACAGTACATTTATATTACACCCGAAGTTAGAGAGCAGGTATTCACTATTTTAGAGGAGTCTATAGTGGGTAAAACGAATCCAAGACTTGGAAGGCCAGGCATGGAACTTTGGAAAATACTGGTGATGGGGGTTTTGCGCATCAACTTAAATTGTGACTATGATCGTTTGCATGAATTAGTGAATCAGCATCGAACTATTCGAGCGATGTTAGGGCATGGTGTCAATTGGGAAGATCTGACAGAATATCACTTGCAGACCATAAAAGATAACGTCTCTCTTTTGACCCCAGAAATTCTGGACAAAATTAACACAGTTGTCGTCGAGACAGGGCATAAACTGTTAAAAAAAAACGAAGAAGCAAGCCTTGAAGGGCGTTGTGACTCATTTGTGGTAGAAACAGCTGTTCATTATCCCACTGATATCAGTTTATTATGGGATGCAATGAGAAAAGTGATTAATCAACTAGCTGATATGGGCGAAAACTACCATTTAAGTGATTGGCGACAACATAGGCACAATCTGAAGTCACTTAAAAAATGCTTTAATCAGGCAAGGCAAAGCAACCAATCAAAAGCAAAAAATGCCGATGACAAGAAACGTGAGACACATATCAACTATCTGAATAAAGCGCAATGGTTTATTGATAAAGCTGAACTCACATTGGATAAGCTTAAAGCCATAGCAGCCCCGATTTGGTTATTACGAAATATTGCCAACAATCTTTCTCATGCTAAACGGCAGGTGTCGCAAATTCACAGGCGAGTAGTCGAAGATGAAAAAGTCCCAGCTGATGAAAAAGTTTACTCAATATTTCAACCTCACACTGAGTGGGTGAGCAAAGGGAAAGCAGGGGTACCAGTGGAATTAGGTATTAAAGTGTGTGTTATGGAATGTCAGCATGGCTTTATTCTTCACCATCGTGTGATGGAAAAAGAGCAAGATGTTGATGTTGCCATCGTCATGATCAGAGCAACCAAAGCTAAATTCCCTGAGCTCAACCAGTGCAGTTTTGATAAAGGGTTTCATTCACCTGAGAATCAGTTGAAGTTGGCCGAAGAATTAAATCGGGTAGTGCTGCCTAAAAAAGGACGTTTATCAAAAAAGGAAACAGAACGTGAAAACGATGAGGCTTTCAAAAAAGCAAGAAAGCAGCACTCAGCGGTTGAGTCTGCTATTAATGCGCTTGAAGTACATGGCCTTGACCGATGTCCAGATAGCGGTATTAATGGCTTCAGGCGTTACGTTTCATTTGCTGTATTAGCACGAAATATCCAAAAGTTAGGTGCCTTATTGTATAAACAAGAAAAAGAGGAGCAATACCGTCAAGCCAAAAGAATACGTAAAAAAGCAGCTTAA
- a CDS encoding STAS domain-containing protein, translating into MPCKLRYKVINEITHVFLTGELTQSIKSNLSNSIEKIITHCPKIIHLDITGIKYIDSAGIGELLVIHSMLYKRDGRLVIVNPSPECKEILNTILRNIIEIKTSESVT; encoded by the coding sequence ATGCCATGTAAATTGCGATATAAAGTAATAAATGAGATAACACATGTATTTCTTACTGGAGAATTGACTCAAAGCATTAAATCTAACCTGAGTAATAGTATTGAAAAAATAATAACACACTGCCCCAAAATTATTCACCTAGATATTACAGGTATTAAGTACATTGACTCTGCGGGCATCGGTGAATTATTAGTTATTCATTCCATGCTTTATAAACGTGATGGTAGGCTTGTTATAGTTAACCCATCCCCTGAATGCAAAGAAATATTAAATACTATTCTTCGCAATATTATTGAAATAAAAACTTCTGAGAGTGTTACATAG